A region of Candidatus Aramenus sp. CH1 DNA encodes the following proteins:
- the hisG gene encoding ATP phosphoribosyltransferase, producing MKIAVPNKGRLQQPALQLLSSVGIKPLSSDERALILPTSWEGVQLVLTRTEDIPSLVENGAAEVGITGIDYVVESRADVEELIKLDFGRARISLAVPSSWGIDDSSQLKREIRIATKYYNIAQDYVRRKGINAKIIKISGAAEVMPSLGAADAIIDVVSTGTTLKLHGLKEIDKIMDTYAVVIGNKYWMKGEEAERINLVLTMIKGALNARGKKMVFMNVSDKDLERVINALPAMLAPAVSKLSRSDAWEVITVVEEEYLPEVIAKAASAGARDIVVVGIEKVIR from the coding sequence TTGAAGATAGCCGTTCCGAATAAGGGAAGGCTCCAACAGCCAGCATTACAGCTCTTGTCCTCAGTGGGGATAAAGCCTCTTTCAAGCGACGAGAGGGCCTTGATCCTGCCCACCAGCTGGGAAGGGGTACAGCTAGTGCTCACGAGAACCGAGGACATACCTAGCCTAGTGGAAAACGGAGCCGCTGAGGTAGGGATAACTGGCATAGACTACGTAGTGGAGTCGAGGGCTGATGTTGAAGAGCTCATTAAGCTCGACTTCGGCAGGGCCAGGATCTCTTTGGCCGTGCCCTCCAGCTGGGGCATAGACGACTCATCACAACTGAAACGGGAGATTAGGATAGCTACCAAGTACTACAACATAGCCCAAGACTACGTCAGGAGGAAGGGGATAAATGCAAAGATAATAAAAATAAGTGGAGCGGCAGAGGTAATGCCCTCCCTAGGCGCTGCAGACGCCATAATAGACGTCGTAAGCACTGGGACGACCTTGAAGTTGCACGGGCTCAAGGAAATAGACAAGATCATGGACACGTACGCAGTTGTAATAGGTAACAAGTACTGGATGAAGGGGGAGGAGGCTGAGAGGATAAACTTGGTGTTAACGATGATAAAGGGAGCTCTGAACGCCAGGGGAAAGAAGATGGTCTTCATGAACGTGAGCGACAAGGACTTGGAGAGGGTGATCAACGCCCTTCCCGCAATGTTGGCTCCAGCCGTGTCGAAGCTGAGCAGGAGCGACGCTTGGGAAGTCATTACCGTAGTCGAGGAGGAGTATCTTCCAGAGGTCATAGCCAAGGCAGCGTCTGCGGGGGCCAGGGACATAGTAGTAGTTGGCATAGAGAAGGTGATCAGATGA